From Deinococcus terrestris, one genomic window encodes:
- a CDS encoding ABC transporter ATP-binding protein — translation MPDAPPSPPSSPLRGGSLAVLRGYLGPLKWQVAGLAALLLSATGLSLTLPQLLARFVDTVRLGAGADVGRLVQLAGFYLALAVGVQLLNAGATYLGARVGWTATNRLRVDLLRHMLSLDMREHKERTPGEMIERIDGDVTALSNFFSQFAVRVFGAALLLTGAVVMFYLTDWRVGLGVTVFVLLTLIAMNRVRKLGVEPTRLEREGSAQLFGFVEERLAGLEDVRSLGAGGHHLRGFLRVQGEYFRRGVYSWQRRSVVWWLSMVLFAVGYVGILASAIGLYAAGAITLGTAFLMYQYMSMVEEPIDQLTQQLQDLQKAGASLGRISELLALRSGLPEGDRELPDGPLDLRFEDVTFRYDPEDPTAPAVLQGVSFHLPAGQTLGLLGRTGSGKTTLTRLVSRLYDPTEGQVRLGGMDTRDVRLASLRTRVAVVTQDVQLFQASVRDNLTFFDPALPDEAVEAALHEVGLGDWLARLPEGVRTPLPTGSLSAGQAQLLAFARVMLRDPAVIILDEPSSRLDPATEAQLTRAMTRLLSGRTAIVIAHRLDTVARADRILVLDAGRVVEDGPRALLAADGQSHYAALLRAGTLAEDGGVLA, via the coding sequence ATGCCGGACGCGCCCCCCTCTCCTCCTTCCTCCCCCTTACGCGGCGGGTCGCTGGCCGTGCTGCGGGGCTACCTGGGGCCGCTGAAATGGCAGGTCGCGGGCCTCGCGGCGCTGCTGCTCTCCGCGACGGGCCTGAGCCTCACGCTGCCGCAACTGCTGGCTCGCTTCGTGGACACGGTGCGGTTGGGGGCGGGGGCCGATGTAGGGCGGCTGGTGCAGCTCGCGGGCTTTTACCTCGCGCTGGCGGTGGGGGTGCAACTGCTGAACGCCGGGGCTACCTACCTGGGGGCGCGGGTGGGCTGGACCGCCACCAACCGGCTGCGGGTGGACCTGCTGCGGCACATGCTCTCGCTGGACATGCGCGAGCACAAGGAACGCACCCCTGGCGAGATGATCGAGCGCATCGATGGGGACGTGACCGCCCTGAGCAATTTCTTCTCGCAGTTCGCGGTGCGCGTCTTCGGGGCGGCGCTGCTGCTCACGGGCGCGGTCGTGATGTTCTACCTGACCGACTGGCGGGTGGGGCTGGGCGTGACCGTCTTCGTCCTCCTGACCCTGATCGCCATGAACCGGGTCCGCAAGCTGGGCGTGGAGCCCACCCGGCTGGAGCGCGAGGGCAGCGCCCAGCTGTTCGGCTTCGTGGAGGAACGGCTGGCCGGGCTGGAGGACGTGCGCTCGCTGGGCGCGGGCGGGCACCACCTGCGCGGATTCCTGCGGGTGCAGGGCGAGTATTTCCGGCGCGGCGTGTACTCCTGGCAGCGCCGCAGCGTGGTGTGGTGGCTGAGCATGGTCCTGTTTGCGGTGGGCTACGTGGGCATCCTCGCCTCCGCCATCGGGCTCTACGCGGCGGGGGCGATCACGCTGGGGACCGCCTTCCTGATGTACCAGTACATGAGCATGGTGGAAGAACCCATTGACCAGCTCACCCAGCAGCTTCAGGACCTCCAGAAGGCTGGGGCCAGCCTGGGCCGCATCTCTGAACTGCTCGCCCTGCGCTCGGGGCTGCCGGAGGGGGACCGCGAGCTGCCGGACGGCCCGCTGGACCTGCGTTTTGAGGACGTGACCTTCCGCTACGACCCGGAAGACCCCACCGCGCCCGCCGTCTTACAGGGCGTGTCTTTCCACCTCCCCGCCGGGCAGACGCTGGGGCTGCTGGGCCGCACCGGGAGCGGCAAGACCACCCTGACCCGGCTGGTCTCGCGCCTCTACGACCCCACCGAGGGACAGGTGCGGCTGGGCGGCATGGACACCCGCGACGTGCGGCTCGCCAGCCTGCGGACCCGCGTGGCCGTCGTGACCCAGGACGTGCAACTGTTCCAGGCCAGCGTGCGCGACAACCTGACCTTCTTTGACCCGGCCCTGCCCGACGAGGCGGTGGAGGCCGCCCTGCACGAGGTCGGCCTGGGAGACTGGCTCGCCCGGCTGCCCGAGGGCGTGCGGACGCCGCTGCCCACCGGGAGCCTCAGCGCGGGGCAGGCGCAACTGCTGGCCTTTGCGCGGGTGATGCTACGTGACCCCGCCGTGATCATCCTGGACGAACCCAGCAGCCGCCTCGACCCCGCGACCGAGGCGCAGCTCACCCGCGCCATGACCCGGCTGCTGTCGGGCCGCACCGCCATCGTGATCGCCCACCGCCTCGACACCGTGGCCCGCGCCGACCGGATTCTGGTGCTGGACGCGGGCCGGGTCGTGGAGGACGGCCCCCGCGCCCTCCTCGCCGCCGACGGGCAGAGCCACTACGCGGCGCTGCTGCGGGCCGGAACGCTGGCCGAGGACGGGGGGGTGCTGGCGTGA
- a CDS encoding ABC transporter ATP-binding protein, which yields MTPSTPAATPPSRTLALSRRLFAYRPGLFAFNVGIWALVYMAPALLTVAVSTLFGHLEDADRLRVAGDPITVPIAAAWVALGWFAFVRLSRFGLFYGAFRGLIELLYTLDALMRRNLLNYLLTARGSRRLPDTPAEAVSRFRDDVDDVAAYTEVWVDSLGIALYCVLAVVLMARVDPVITALVCTPLVLMIVFVGRLSPRIRAYRRRMREATARVTDFIGETFGAVSAVKLAAREEPMIAHFARLGETRRHSALRDVLLTELIRGVNVNMVNLAVGLVLLLGANQVRGGTMTVADFVLFIGLLPRLTGSMGFFGDAIARHRRTGVSYDRMTRLLQDAPGNTIVDHHPLYLRGEPPVQSQPAPTLPLEELRVEGLTAHHPDGSGVTDVSFTLRRGEFVVVTGRIGSGKTTLLRALLGLMPSQGGRVFWNGQEVKDPATFFVPPRSAYTGQLPNLFSDTLRENVLGGGDPERLNRAVRLAVLEPDLAQLPQGLDTQVGARGVKLSGGQMQRAAVARMLAAPADLLVFDDVSSALDARTEAELWDGLFRETDATCLVVSHRRAALTRADRILLLEGGRLTDEGTLEQLLSRSPEMRALWAEEGVEG from the coding sequence ATGACCCCCAGCACGCCCGCCGCCACCCCTCCCTCCCGCACCCTCGCGCTTTCGCGGCGGCTGTTCGCGTACCGCCCCGGCCTGTTCGCCTTCAACGTGGGCATATGGGCGCTGGTGTATATGGCCCCGGCGCTGCTCACGGTGGCGGTGAGCACCCTGTTCGGGCATCTGGAGGACGCCGACCGGCTGCGGGTGGCGGGGGACCCCATCACGGTGCCCATCGCGGCGGCGTGGGTGGCGCTGGGATGGTTCGCCTTCGTGCGGCTGAGCCGCTTTGGGCTGTTCTACGGGGCCTTCCGGGGTCTGATTGAGCTGCTGTACACGCTGGATGCCCTGATGCGGCGCAACCTGCTGAACTACCTCCTGACCGCGCGGGGGTCGCGCCGACTCCCCGACACCCCCGCCGAGGCGGTCAGCCGCTTCCGCGACGACGTGGACGACGTGGCCGCCTACACCGAGGTGTGGGTGGACAGCCTCGGGATCGCCCTGTACTGCGTGCTGGCGGTCGTGCTGATGGCGCGGGTGGACCCGGTGATCACGGCGCTGGTCTGCACGCCGCTCGTGCTGATGATCGTGTTCGTGGGCCGCCTCTCGCCGCGCATCCGGGCCTACCGCCGCCGCATGCGCGAGGCGACCGCCCGCGTGACCGACTTTATCGGGGAGACCTTCGGGGCCGTCAGCGCCGTCAAGCTCGCCGCCCGCGAGGAACCCATGATCGCCCACTTCGCCCGGCTGGGCGAGACGCGGCGGCACTCGGCCCTGCGCGACGTGCTGCTCACCGAGCTGATCCGGGGCGTGAACGTCAACATGGTCAACCTCGCCGTGGGGCTGGTGCTGCTGCTGGGGGCCAACCAGGTGCGCGGGGGCACGATGACGGTCGCCGACTTCGTGCTGTTCATCGGCCTGCTGCCGCGCCTGACCGGGAGCATGGGCTTTTTCGGGGACGCCATCGCCCGGCACCGCCGCACCGGGGTGAGCTACGACCGCATGACCCGGCTCTTGCAGGACGCGCCAGGGAACACCATCGTGGACCACCACCCCCTCTACCTGCGAGGGGAACCGCCCGTGCAGAGCCAGCCCGCGCCCACCCTCCCGCTGGAGGAGCTGCGGGTCGAGGGTCTGACCGCCCACCACCCCGACGGCTCGGGCGTCACGGACGTGAGCTTCACCCTGCGCCGGGGTGAGTTCGTGGTCGTCACCGGGCGCATCGGCAGCGGCAAGACCACCCTGCTGCGGGCGCTGTTGGGGCTGATGCCGAGTCAGGGCGGGCGCGTGTTCTGGAACGGGCAGGAGGTCAAGGACCCCGCCACCTTCTTCGTGCCGCCGCGCAGCGCGTACACCGGGCAACTGCCCAACCTCTTTTCCGACACCCTGCGCGAGAACGTGCTGGGGGGCGGCGACCCCGAGCGCCTGAACCGCGCCGTGCGGCTGGCCGTGCTGGAGCCCGACCTCGCGCAGCTTCCGCAGGGGCTGGACACCCAGGTCGGGGCACGCGGGGTCAAGCTCTCGGGCGGGCAGATGCAGCGGGCGGCGGTGGCCCGGATGCTCGCCGCGCCCGCCGACCTGCTCGTCTTTGACGACGTGTCCAGTGCGCTCGACGCCCGCACCGAGGCCGAGCTGTGGGACGGCCTCTTCCGCGAGACGGACGCGACCTGTCTGGTGGTCTCGCACCGCCGCGCCGCCCTGACGCGGGCCGACCGCATCCTGCTGCTGGAGGGGGGCCGCCTGACCGACGAGGGCACGCTGGAGCAGTTGCTGTCGCGCAGCCCCGAGATGCGGGCGCTGTGGGCGGAGGAGGGGGTGGAGGGGTAG
- the phoU gene encoding phosphate signaling complex protein PhoU, with translation MREALDTDLRNVLNSALNMLGTVERMLPIAGEVLLHARPERLDEVRAIDREVDAMEAQIEAECLRIIALHQPVARDLRLVALILKSLSDIERMGDYAVHVAEDGAELAQQPALKRYVNLARMLERLSEMSQNLRTAIADRDVSRAEATLRMDDEVDELYEQTQRELVTYMLEDPRHISKALTLMRVGRSLERVGDHMENVAERVRYWVTGQREG, from the coding sequence ATGCGTGAAGCCCTCGACACCGACCTCCGCAACGTCCTGAACAGCGCCCTGAACATGCTGGGCACCGTCGAGCGGATGCTGCCCATCGCGGGGGAGGTGCTGCTGCACGCCCGCCCCGAGCGGCTCGATGAGGTCCGCGCCATCGACCGCGAGGTGGACGCGATGGAGGCGCAGATTGAGGCCGAGTGCCTGCGGATCATCGCCCTGCACCAGCCCGTCGCGCGGGACCTGCGGCTGGTGGCCTTGATTCTTAAGAGTCTCAGCGACATCGAGCGCATGGGGGACTACGCCGTACACGTCGCGGAGGACGGCGCCGAACTCGCGCAGCAGCCCGCGCTGAAGCGGTACGTGAACCTCGCGCGGATGCTCGAACGCCTGTCGGAGATGAGCCAGAACCTCCGCACCGCCATCGCCGACCGCGACGTGTCCCGCGCGGAAGCCACCCTGCGGATGGACGACGAGGTGGACGAGCTGTACGAGCAGACCCAGCGCGAACTCGTGACCTACATGCTGGAAGACCCCCGCCACATCTCCAAGGCGCTGACCTTGATGCGGGTGGGGCGCAGCCTGGAGCGGGTCGGGGACCACATGGAGAACGTGGCCGAGCGGGTGCGCTACTGGGTGACCGGGCAGCGGGAAGGGTAG
- a CDS encoding sensor histidine kinase codes for MTEAPPTPRSDAWMDALGQAVLLFGAVQGGPPTVLRVNAAAARLWGVPQERAAGRPLLEVVRRHTLEALAERGGELELEMAGRTLRCTATRAGAGEPGALIVEDVTEHRRREAELREAAAVLSHEFRTPVAGLRGVLEALEYDLPPELARKFVGQGLQEVERLGRLVEDLAVGFRPTRARTLPLAEAFARAERLLAPEVTARGATLTFGDDHLVRADPDKLLQVLLNLVENALRYGPPAGAVEIATSGRGAWVEVAVLDHGAPLGDTGSLFRAHTRGPSADGQGSGMGLYIVRSIVEGWGGQVWAERRGERNAFCFTLPGGGHREL; via the coding sequence ATGACCGAGGCACCCCCCACCCCCCGTTCCGACGCCTGGATGGACGCGCTGGGGCAGGCCGTGCTGCTGTTCGGCGCGGTGCAGGGCGGTCCCCCCACCGTTCTGCGGGTGAACGCCGCCGCCGCCCGGCTGTGGGGCGTGCCGCAGGAACGGGCCGCCGGACGCCCGCTCCTGGAGGTTGTGCGCCGCCACACCCTGGAGGCGCTGGCCGAGCGCGGCGGCGAACTGGAACTGGAGATGGCGGGCCGCACCCTGCGCTGCACCGCGACCCGCGCGGGGGCGGGGGAACCCGGAGCGCTCATCGTGGAGGACGTGACCGAGCACCGCCGCCGCGAGGCCGAGCTGCGCGAGGCAGCGGCCGTCCTCTCACACGAGTTCCGCACCCCCGTGGCCGGGCTGCGCGGCGTGTTGGAGGCGCTGGAGTACGACCTGCCCCCCGAGCTGGCCCGCAAGTTTGTCGGGCAGGGGTTGCAGGAGGTCGAGCGGCTGGGGCGCCTCGTCGAGGACCTCGCCGTGGGCTTCCGGCCCACCCGTGCCCGCACCCTGCCGCTCGCGGAAGCCTTCGCGCGGGCCGAGCGGCTGCTGGCCCCCGAGGTCACGGCGCGGGGGGCCACCCTCACGTTTGGCGACGACCACCTCGTCCGCGCCGACCCCGACAAGCTGCTGCAGGTGCTGCTCAATCTCGTGGAGAACGCGCTGCGCTACGGCCCACCCGCCGGGGCGGTGGAGATCGCCACGTCGGGGCGCGGGGCCTGGGTGGAGGTCGCGGTTCTGGACCACGGCGCCCCGCTGGGCGATACGGGCAGCCTGTTCCGTGCCCACACCCGTGGCCCCAGCGCAGACGGGCAGGGCAGCGGCATGGGCCTGTATATCGTCCGGTCCATCGTGGAAGGCTGGGGCGGTCAGGTCTGGGCCGAGCGCCGGGGCGAGCGCAACGCCTTCTGTTTCACCCTGCCGGGCGGGGGGCACCGTGAGCTGTAG
- a CDS encoding winged helix-turn-helix domain-containing protein, which translates to MSHVVVIEDEGTVRDVVRFHLERAGFRVSAYETVPAAQEALVGADALVLDWMLPGESGLTFLRRLRSDPALRRLPVLMLTARAAEAERVEGLESGADDYLTKPFSAAELVARVRALLRRSLPDVPPQLSNGPLVLDLGAADARLSGQGLPLTRREFDLLAFLAAHIGRVYSRAELLDRVWGPDFLGGERTVDQHVTQLRAHLGDDPARPRFLETVRGKGYRMRPWTGEA; encoded by the coding sequence ATGAGCCACGTGGTCGTGATCGAGGACGAGGGCACCGTGCGCGACGTGGTGCGCTTTCATCTGGAACGGGCCGGATTCCGGGTCAGCGCTTACGAGACGGTCCCGGCGGCGCAGGAGGCGCTGGTGGGCGCCGATGCGCTGGTGCTCGACTGGATGCTTCCCGGCGAGAGCGGCCTGACCTTCCTGCGGCGGTTGCGCTCGGACCCTGCGTTGCGGCGCCTCCCGGTGCTGATGCTGACCGCCCGCGCCGCCGAGGCCGAGCGGGTCGAGGGATTGGAGTCGGGCGCGGACGACTACCTCACCAAACCCTTCTCGGCCGCCGAACTCGTGGCGCGGGTGCGGGCGCTGCTGCGCCGCTCGCTGCCCGACGTGCCCCCACAGCTCTCCAACGGCCCCCTCGTCCTCGACCTGGGGGCCGCCGACGCGCGGCTGTCGGGCCAGGGGCTGCCACTGACCCGGCGCGAGTTCGATCTGCTGGCCTTTCTCGCGGCGCACATCGGCCGGGTGTACTCGCGGGCCGAACTGCTCGACCGGGTGTGGGGACCGGACTTCCTGGGGGGCGAGCGCACGGTCGACCAGCACGTGACCCAGCTCCGGGCGCACCTGGGCGACGACCCGGCCCGGCCCCGCTTTCTGGAAACGGTGCGCGGCAAGGGCTACCGCATGCGCCCCTGGACGGGGGAGGCATGA
- the rsfS gene encoding ribosome silencing factor has protein sequence MTQAHNELQNQSDTELHAQLRAIVDAARERRAEDVVVLDLTDVSSTLEYFVICTATAGLQLNAVQENIREKAQAAGLPRPSVEGPSERWLLLAFGGSVVVHIMTKDAREYYDLEGLWSDARVLEFPEQGGPEDDAPRTGTTA, from the coding sequence ATGACCCAGGCCCACAACGAGCTTCAGAACCAGAGTGACACCGAACTGCACGCGCAACTCCGCGCCATCGTGGACGCGGCCCGCGAGCGCCGCGCCGAGGACGTGGTCGTGCTCGACCTCACCGACGTGAGCAGCACCCTCGAATACTTCGTGATCTGCACGGCGACCGCTGGCCTCCAGCTCAACGCCGTGCAGGAGAACATCCGCGAGAAGGCGCAGGCGGCCGGGCTGCCGCGCCCCAGCGTGGAAGGCCCCAGCGAGCGCTGGCTGCTGCTGGCCTTCGGCGGCTCGGTCGTGGTGCACATCATGACCAAAGACGCCCGCGAGTACTACGACCTCGAGGGCCTGTGGAGCGACGCCCGTGTGCTTGAGTTCCCCGAACAGGGCGGCCCGGAGGACGACGCCCCGCGCACGGGAACGACGGCCTGA
- a CDS encoding LCP family protein: MTDPPAGPGVPGSFQFDFAAPAPASVSRSRRGVRAAQLGGLTLAALSLGGLAVLNSSGDASAAGMAGVPQFTLLLAGRDIVYCAYRTPCADQEQRTGLLQPPNTDTLMLVKVDGSAVNVLNIPRDTNVGPFNPELRWAEQKVNGRYWAGGPAALVEAVETITGESIDAHVIVRTDYVARVIDALGGLDVTVPEGGIEWVDQAAGVDLRLPPGPHHLTGEQAVLYLRVRKGVGDDYGRIDHQKQALTQLASRLTSAQGLTALPTILGGVGNGVETDADPALLTTLLPELPELRLRFATLPTTPIPGTSNLAVNPEALAQVWGSGGEAAAGPAAATPGDLADVTVRIRDASGADLGGRLAGALRTLGYARVSAETVPASREASQVVTGPDVAAASQLADALGLPRLQGERFPVNAGEVGILLGADARQSLAALSALPPSPDTPLTSTETP, from the coding sequence ATGACCGATCCTCCCGCCGGACCCGGCGTGCCGGGCAGCTTTCAGTTCGACTTCGCGGCCCCGGCCCCCGCGTCCGTCTCCCGCTCCCGACGCGGCGTTCGGGCCGCGCAGCTCGGCGGGCTGACGCTCGCGGCGCTGTCGCTGGGCGGCCTCGCGGTGCTGAACAGCTCGGGGGACGCCTCAGCCGCCGGGATGGCAGGCGTGCCGCAGTTCACGCTGCTGCTGGCCGGGCGCGACATCGTGTACTGCGCCTACCGCACCCCCTGCGCCGATCAGGAGCAGCGCACGGGCCTGCTGCAACCCCCCAACACCGACACCCTGATGCTGGTCAAGGTGGACGGCTCGGCGGTCAACGTGCTGAACATTCCCCGCGACACCAACGTCGGCCCCTTCAACCCGGAGTTGCGGTGGGCCGAGCAGAAGGTCAACGGCCGCTACTGGGCGGGGGGACCAGCGGCGCTGGTGGAGGCGGTGGAGACGATTACCGGCGAGAGCATCGACGCCCACGTCATCGTGCGGACCGATTACGTGGCCCGCGTGATCGACGCGCTGGGCGGGCTGGACGTGACGGTCCCGGAAGGCGGCATCGAGTGGGTAGATCAGGCGGCGGGGGTGGACCTGCGCCTGCCGCCCGGTCCCCACCACCTGACCGGCGAGCAGGCCGTGCTGTACCTGCGTGTCCGCAAGGGCGTAGGAGACGATTACGGCCGCATCGACCACCAGAAGCAGGCTCTGACGCAGCTCGCCTCGCGCCTGACCTCCGCCCAGGGGCTGACCGCGCTCCCCACCATCCTGGGTGGGGTGGGCAACGGGGTGGAGACGGACGCCGACCCCGCGCTGCTGACCACGCTGCTCCCCGAACTGCCCGAGCTGCGGCTGAGGTTCGCCACCCTCCCCACCACGCCGATTCCGGGCACGTCCAACCTCGCCGTGAACCCGGAAGCGCTCGCGCAGGTCTGGGGCAGTGGGGGCGAGGCGGCGGCTGGCCCGGCGGCGGCCACCCCCGGCGACCTTGCGGACGTGACTGTGCGAATTCGGGACGCGAGCGGCGCGGACCTCGGCGGTCGGCTGGCAGGGGCGCTGCGGACGCTGGGTTACGCGCGGGTGAGCGCGGAGACGGTGCCCGCCAGCCGCGAAGCCAGTCAAGTCGTGACCGGGCCGGACGTGGCGGCGGCCTCGCAACTCGCCGACGCCCTGGGGCTGCCCCGGCTTCAAGGCGAGCGCTTTCCCGTCAATGCGGGCGAGGTAGGTATCCTGCTGGGTGCAGATGCCCGGCAGAGCCTCGCGGCCCTCAGCGCCCTGCCGCCCTCCCCCGACACCCCCCTCACCTCCACGGAGACTCCATGA
- the yqeK gene encoding bis(5'-nucleosyl)-tetraphosphatase (symmetrical) YqeK, giving the protein MIAELKFPRHPLAELAGWDERVRLMVRPRRYEHVLRVAELACQIACANGLDEARAYAAGLLHDIARDLPDAELLRLAPPECAIDVGHPLALHGRAARTLLERWGYPDAVVLEAVEDHTTGPRGGNPVAACVYIADVSEPGRGVNADIRELALCDLGAALNRAIVSKVTYLQGRGIQVHPRTLRAYHALPEFCPPACDLPGVS; this is encoded by the coding sequence ATGATCGCGGAACTGAAGTTTCCCCGGCACCCCCTCGCCGAACTGGCGGGCTGGGACGAACGGGTGCGGCTGATGGTGCGGCCCCGGCGCTACGAACACGTGCTGCGGGTGGCCGAACTCGCCTGCCAGATCGCCTGCGCCAATGGGCTGGACGAGGCGCGGGCCTACGCCGCCGGACTGCTGCACGACATTGCCCGCGACCTCCCGGACGCCGAGCTGCTGCGCCTCGCGCCGCCGGAGTGCGCCATTGACGTTGGCCATCCGCTCGCCCTGCACGGCCGGGCGGCCCGCACCCTGCTGGAGCGCTGGGGCTATCCCGACGCGGTGGTGCTGGAGGCCGTGGAGGACCACACGACCGGGCCGCGCGGGGGCAATCCGGTCGCCGCCTGCGTGTATATCGCCGACGTGTCCGAACCGGGCCGGGGCGTCAACGCCGACATCCGTGAACTCGCCCTGTGCGACCTGGGGGCAGCGCTGAACCGGGCCATCGTGTCCAAGGTGACCTACCTCCAGGGCCGGGGCATCCAGGTGCATCCGCGCACCCTGCGGGCCTACCACGCCCTGCCAGAGTTCTGCCCTCCCGCCTGCGACCTGCCCGGCGTCTCATGA
- a CDS encoding CdaR family protein — protein sequence MTGTEGRWSPLRLWRRFLHNLLPKLLALGVALTLWFVATTDRRANVEQGYDVPITVSDTTAERGAGERAVRDLSPPTIRVFLSGRPERLRELRGDSIEAVVDVTGVPEGSFTRPVTVQAPTGTILQRQVPERVQGFVDALVTRTLGVTLSVANPPENSLPRYEVAPAQATVSGPGRVVATVTRVVNAPVAPGPGETREAALIALNERGEPVAGLTLTPATVTVRRVDSGEVPVKTLPVVLEDPPPGLRVTALSVQPGGVRVVADPALLARLREVPGRVPYRVGSYTAPVTLQLPDGVQALEEVRVRLTVQEAATEPAGGDDAP from the coding sequence GTGACGGGCACGGAAGGCCGCTGGTCCCCGCTGCGGCTGTGGCGGCGCTTCCTTCACAACCTGCTGCCCAAGCTGCTCGCGCTGGGGGTGGCGCTGACCCTGTGGTTCGTGGCGACCACCGACCGCCGCGCCAACGTGGAGCAGGGCTACGACGTGCCGATCACGGTCAGCGACACCACCGCCGAGCGCGGGGCGGGCGAACGGGCGGTGCGCGACCTGAGCCCGCCGACGATCCGCGTCTTTCTGAGCGGCCGTCCCGAGCGCCTGCGCGAGCTGCGCGGCGACAGCATCGAGGCGGTGGTGGACGTGACTGGAGTGCCGGAGGGGAGCTTTACCCGTCCGGTCACCGTGCAGGCCCCCACCGGGACCATCCTTCAGCGGCAGGTGCCCGAGCGGGTGCAGGGCTTCGTGGACGCGCTGGTGACCCGCACCCTGGGGGTGACCCTCAGCGTGGCGAACCCGCCGGAAAACAGCCTGCCGCGCTACGAGGTCGCTCCCGCACAGGCCACGGTCAGCGGGCCAGGCCGGGTGGTCGCCACGGTCACGCGGGTGGTCAACGCACCCGTGGCGCCGGGGCCGGGCGAGACGCGCGAGGCGGCGCTGATCGCCCTGAACGAGCGGGGCGAGCCTGTCGCGGGCCTTACCCTGACGCCCGCGACCGTCACCGTGCGCCGGGTGGACAGCGGCGAGGTGCCCGTCAAGACCCTGCCTGTCGTGCTGGAGGACCCCCCGCCCGGCCTGCGGGTCACGGCGCTGAGCGTGCAGCCGGGCGGGGTGCGGGTGGTCGCCGACCCGGCCCTGCTCGCGCGGCTGCGGGAGGTTCCGGGCCGCGTGCCCTACCGGGTCGGCAGCTATACAGCCCCCGTGACCCTGCAGCTGCCCGACGGGGTGCAGGCGCTGGAGGAGGTACGGGTACGCCTGACCGTGCAGGAGGCGGCCACTGAGCCCGCCGGGGGGGACGACGCGCCGTGA
- the cdaA gene encoding diadenylate cyclase CdaA, with product MSLIPGSVSLRDVLDVLLVAFLVYQGYLLVVGTRAVNVLRGIVVFAGVWAAAELLGLTTLSYILGRAGTVGLFALVVLFQPELRAALERVGRPRGRETGPSGAALQDLARALERLAERKTGALIAIERRTPLGEYAATGVQIDAVISVPFLEALFARNAPLHDGGVIVQGSRVVAAGCLFPLQSSDGTYRRYGTRHRAAIGLSEVTDAVVLVASEERGSMRIALAGRLGPDLNGTELREQLRALLYDRPVLGDLPFTRRAEAPEPSRAPGGEGGGPA from the coding sequence ATGTCCCTGATTCCCGGCTCGGTGAGCCTGCGGGACGTGCTGGACGTGCTGCTGGTGGCCTTCCTGGTGTATCAGGGCTACCTGCTGGTGGTGGGCACCCGCGCGGTGAACGTGCTGCGCGGCATCGTGGTCTTTGCAGGGGTGTGGGCGGCGGCCGAGCTGCTGGGGCTGACCACCCTGAGCTACATCCTGGGGCGGGCGGGGACGGTGGGCCTCTTCGCGCTGGTGGTGCTGTTTCAGCCCGAGCTGCGGGCCGCGCTGGAACGGGTGGGCCGCCCCCGTGGCCGCGAAACCGGGCCGAGCGGGGCGGCGCTGCAAGACCTCGCGCGGGCGCTGGAGCGGCTGGCCGAGCGCAAGACGGGCGCCTTGATCGCCATTGAGCGCCGCACGCCGCTGGGCGAGTACGCCGCGACCGGGGTGCAGATCGACGCGGTGATCAGTGTGCCCTTTCTCGAAGCGCTCTTTGCCCGCAACGCGCCGCTACACGACGGCGGCGTGATCGTGCAGGGGTCGCGGGTGGTGGCGGCGGGATGCCTGTTTCCCCTCCAGTCGAGCGACGGCACCTACCGCCGCTACGGCACGCGGCACCGGGCGGCCATCGGGCTCTCCGAGGTGACCGACGCGGTGGTGCTCGTCGCCAGCGAGGAGCGCGGCAGCATGCGGATCGCGCTCGCGGGGCGGCTGGGGCCGGATCTCAACGGCACCGAGCTGCGCGAGCAGTTGCGGGCGCTGCTGTACGACCGGCCCGTGCTGGGGGACCTGCCCTTTACCCGCCGGGCCGAGGCCCCCGAGCCCAGCCGGGCGCCGGGCGGCGAGGGTGGGGGACCAGCGTGA